From the genome of Gemmatimonadota bacterium, one region includes:
- the hpt gene encoding hypoxanthine phosphoribosyltransferase: MRILLTEEQIAEKVKSLGARLSTDYREKNPVLIGCLKGCVVFLADLMREITVPHTIDFVRASTYGTGQVSAGVVKAEIFDVNIRGRHAVIVEDIVDTGLTLGYLTEVLTKQEPLSLKVCALLVKPEAHRATVTIDYRGFDIPGDFVVGYGLDWGERYRDLPYVAVVDERDA, translated from the coding sequence ATGAGAATCCTGCTCACCGAAGAACAGATCGCGGAGAAGGTAAAAAGCCTCGGTGCGCGGCTATCCACGGACTACCGGGAGAAGAACCCGGTACTCATCGGATGCCTCAAGGGGTGCGTGGTCTTCCTCGCCGACCTTATGCGGGAAATCACGGTACCTCACACCATCGACTTCGTACGCGCTTCAACCTATGGGACGGGGCAGGTTTCTGCCGGTGTCGTGAAGGCCGAAATCTTCGATGTGAACATCCGCGGACGGCACGCCGTGATCGTGGAGGACATCGTTGACACGGGGCTGACGCTGGGCTATCTTACGGAAGTGTTGACGAAGCAAGAACCGTTGTCTCTGAAGGTATGCGCCTTGCTGGTCAAACCGGAGGCGCACCGTGCGACCGTGACGATCGATTACCGGGGATTCGACATACCGGGCGATTTCGTCGTAGGGTACGGCCTCGACTGGGGCGAGCGTTATCGGGACCTGCCGTACGTCGCCGTGGTCGATGAACGGGATGCCTGA
- a CDS encoding amino acid permease has translation MAEIDSNTAADPVADTEDEGLVRGLGPLEATTIIVGGVIGSGIFQAPSAIASNVGSPGMSLLVWLVCGLLALCGGLCIAELGAMLPRTGGQYVYVREAYRRRWVTFIYGWSAFWLVWPVSIAAVANVFANYLASVVNIITADTGGQGIVLSDGAQAVIASACVLILMMINVVGVRWSGRVTNLFTFIKVAALGGLILLGLFMAEKGSMAHFSPLFGGGGTAVSGFALGAFGAAMVTGLFSYEGWTFSSYVAGEMRDPRRNLPLSIIVGVLFVIVIYLAANFVYMLVLPFEQVQTSQWIAADVMKVLLGDGGALFISIGVMCSTFGGVNVHMLVAPRLFFAQSRDGLFFKGLSRAHPRFRTPAASILAQGILAALFALTPRFEDIISYGSFTSYFFSILAIAAVIVLRFSRPDANRPYRTWGYPVTPLLFLAVISGYLVSLLTNVAFIYNTLIGLAIVAAGFPFYFYWEKKNKGN, from the coding sequence TTGGCTGAAATCGATTCGAATACCGCCGCTGATCCGGTAGCCGATACCGAAGACGAAGGTCTCGTTCGGGGGCTCGGTCCCCTCGAAGCCACCACCATCATCGTGGGCGGCGTCATCGGTTCCGGCATCTTCCAGGCGCCGAGCGCCATCGCCTCCAACGTAGGCTCGCCGGGCATGAGCCTGCTCGTCTGGCTGGTCTGCGGTCTCCTCGCCCTGTGCGGCGGGCTCTGCATCGCCGAACTCGGCGCCATGCTGCCCCGGACCGGCGGCCAGTACGTCTACGTCCGCGAAGCCTACCGCAGGCGCTGGGTTACCTTCATCTACGGATGGTCCGCCTTCTGGCTCGTGTGGCCGGTTTCCATCGCCGCCGTCGCCAACGTATTCGCCAATTACCTGGCCAGTGTGGTCAACATCATCACCGCCGACACGGGCGGCCAGGGCATCGTCCTGAGCGACGGCGCCCAGGCGGTGATCGCTTCGGCGTGCGTGTTGATCCTGATGATGATCAACGTGGTCGGCGTCCGATGGAGCGGCCGGGTCACCAACCTGTTTACCTTCATCAAGGTTGCCGCGCTTGGCGGACTCATCCTGCTGGGCCTGTTCATGGCCGAGAAGGGATCGATGGCCCATTTCTCGCCGCTGTTCGGCGGTGGCGGGACGGCCGTGAGCGGATTCGCACTGGGCGCTTTCGGCGCGGCCATGGTGACCGGCCTGTTCTCGTACGAAGGATGGACCTTCTCCAGTTACGTCGCCGGGGAGATGCGCGACCCGCGCCGCAATCTCCCGCTGTCGATCATCGTCGGCGTACTCTTCGTAATCGTGATCTACCTGGCGGCGAACTTCGTGTACATGCTGGTCCTGCCCTTCGAGCAGGTCCAGACCTCGCAGTGGATCGCGGCGGACGTGATGAAGGTCCTGCTGGGCGACGGGGGCGCCCTCTTCATCTCGATCGGCGTGATGTGTTCCACCTTCGGCGGGGTTAACGTCCACATGCTGGTGGCTCCCCGCCTGTTTTTCGCCCAAAGCAGGGACGGTCTTTTCTTCAAGGGGCTCAGCCGCGCACACCCGAGGTTCCGCACGCCGGCGGCATCCATTCTCGCCCAGGGCATTCTGGCCGCCCTGTTCGCGCTGACGCCGAGGTTCGAGGATATCATCTCTTATGGCTCCTTCACTTCGTACTTTTTTTCCATCCTCGCGATCGCCGCGGTCATCGTGCTGCGCTTCAGCCGGCCCGACGCGAATCGACCTTACCGGACCTGGGGCTATCCGGTTACGCCCCTGCTTTTCCTCGCCGTCATATCCGGTTACCTGGTGTCTCTGCTGACTAACGTGGCGTTCATCTACAATACGCTCATCGGCCTGGCCATCGTCGCCGCCGGCTTTCCCTTCTACTTCTACTGGGAAAAGAAAAACAAAGGAAACTGA
- a CDS encoding extracellular solute-binding protein encodes MNRRPVIRFFLRGLLFRGLLFTGVVFHAGDPGSISAQDRLVIVSPHWEGIRYEFTRGFDAFYRDETGRGVEIEWMDVGGTSEIIRFIKSEFTGKPEGIGIDMMYGGGSDPFVELARLDLLAPYRLPDDQLDELPAEAGGYPIYDAEYRWYGATMAGFGIMYNKRVAQLVELPVPETWEDLADPRLYSWVGAADPRKSGSAHVPFEIMLQVYGWERGWQIITALGANARGFANSGSQVPKDVTSGEVAYGMAIDFYAWAQINAVGPEMIGYTMPDNLTILNPDGISILKGAPNMAVAQSFLRFVLSEAGQRLWMQKPGTPGGPEQFQLNRFTVLPRLYQRIDPAHTSVTFNPFAWKSSFVYDAVKGAARRHIVDDMIGVFVIDAHAALQRTWRRAIETGDVERLLPSLGAVPITEEESLALDDRWRDQAFRNRTLLSWSRLAAEKYGSGASGWAGARYLLFSGSGLVLAGMVLYLWRLKRRSG; translated from the coding sequence TTGAACCGTCGTCCAGTCATTCGTTTCTTCCTACGGGGTCTCCTCTTTCGGGGTCTCCTCTTCACGGGCGTCGTATTTCACGCCGGCGACCCGGGCTCCATCTCCGCGCAGGACCGCCTGGTCATCGTCTCTCCGCACTGGGAAGGCATCCGCTACGAATTCACCCGGGGATTCGACGCCTTTTACCGCGATGAAACCGGTCGCGGGGTCGAGATCGAGTGGATGGACGTGGGTGGGACTTCGGAGATCATCCGGTTCATAAAGTCCGAGTTTACCGGCAAGCCGGAAGGCATCGGGATCGACATGATGTACGGCGGGGGCAGCGATCCGTTCGTGGAACTGGCGCGCCTCGACCTCCTGGCGCCGTACCGCCTTCCCGATGACCAGTTGGACGAGCTACCGGCCGAGGCGGGCGGATATCCGATATACGACGCGGAATACCGGTGGTACGGCGCGACAATGGCCGGGTTCGGCATCATGTACAACAAGCGGGTGGCGCAACTCGTGGAACTGCCCGTGCCGGAGACCTGGGAAGACCTGGCCGATCCCCGGCTCTACTCGTGGGTCGGCGCGGCCGATCCCCGTAAGAGCGGCAGCGCGCACGTGCCTTTCGAGATCATGCTGCAGGTCTACGGCTGGGAACGGGGCTGGCAGATCATTACCGCCCTGGGCGCCAACGCCCGGGGGTTCGCGAATTCGGGAAGCCAGGTGCCCAAAGACGTGACGTCCGGCGAAGTGGCCTACGGGATGGCCATCGATTTCTACGCCTGGGCACAGATCAACGCCGTGGGCCCCGAGATGATCGGATATACCATGCCGGACAATCTCACGATCCTGAACCCGGACGGCATATCCATTCTGAAAGGCGCGCCCAATATGGCTGTGGCGCAGTCCTTCCTTCGCTTTGTCCTGTCCGAAGCCGGACAGCGCCTGTGGATGCAGAAACCCGGCACGCCGGGCGGACCGGAGCAGTTCCAGCTGAACCGGTTCACGGTGCTGCCCCGCCTCTACCAGCGCATCGATCCGGCGCATACCTCGGTCACTTTCAATCCCTTTGCGTGGAAATCGTCTTTCGTGTACGATGCCGTGAAAGGCGCCGCTCGGCGTCATATCGTCGACGACATGATCGGCGTCTTCGTCATCGACGCCCACGCTGCCCTGCAACGAACGTGGCGGCGCGCCATCGAAACGGGCGACGTGGAGCGTCTCCTGCCGTCGCTGGGCGCCGTGCCCATCACGGAGGAGGAATCGCTGGCCCTGGACGACCGCTGGCGGGACCAGGCCTTCCGGAACCGGACCCTGCTCTCGTGGAGCCGGCTGGCGGCCGAGAAGTACGGATCGGGCGCGTCCGGCTGGGCCGGCGCCAGGTACCTGCTCTTCTCCGGCAGCGGCCTGGTACTGGCGGGGATGGTGCTTTACCTCTGGAGGTTGAAGCGGAGAAGCGGTTGA
- the tilS gene encoding tRNA lysidine(34) synthetase TilS, producing the protein MSPPLFHKPGFPMPNDLEHKVEHTVRRHGMVKAGDRVIAAVSGGADSVVLLHVLHGLRGKLDMELGAAHLDHGLRGGEGREDAAFVMDYAASLGLPCVAERADVPAYCRENGCSVEQGAREVRYGFLRRVLLDQDADAVATGHTADDQAETVLMRLLRGSGSSGLSAIRPVREGWVIRPLLDVTAGEIAEYARKHGLSYRTDRTNEDQDVPRNRIRHHLVPLLQREYNPHIVQGLARLADMTRGEAEYLDAEATTFLADYARHEDGKILRVDLDAWGNAAPALQRVLVRRLFRTVGGNEERLRFDQVEDARAWIGRGPVGRIHELPCGIRMECRRSELVLCRGLLTPFLLNLEVPGTVEVPGTNLSIHVAEGSAETAPGATANRAVFDAAAVRRPWTVRSRERGDRMTPFGLAGHKSLKKLFNEWDVPRLLRDRVPVVTDGTQILWVAGYRQSNEGLVTVKTRRVMVAELMVKDPK; encoded by the coding sequence ATGTCTCCCCCGCTATTCCACAAGCCGGGATTTCCCATGCCGAACGACTTGGAACATAAAGTCGAGCATACGGTCCGGCGCCACGGGATGGTCAAGGCGGGCGACCGGGTGATCGCCGCGGTTTCGGGCGGCGCGGACTCGGTGGTCCTCCTGCACGTCCTGCACGGCCTCCGCGGCAAGCTGGACATGGAACTGGGGGCGGCGCATCTCGACCACGGTCTCCGCGGCGGGGAAGGACGGGAAGACGCCGCCTTCGTCATGGACTACGCGGCGTCACTGGGCCTGCCCTGCGTCGCGGAACGGGCGGACGTCCCCGCCTACTGCCGGGAAAACGGCTGTTCCGTCGAGCAGGGCGCGCGCGAGGTGCGATACGGATTCCTGAGAAGGGTGCTTCTGGACCAGGATGCGGATGCCGTGGCGACCGGCCATACGGCGGACGATCAGGCCGAGACGGTATTGATGCGGCTCTTGCGCGGCAGCGGCAGTTCGGGGCTGTCCGCCATCCGGCCGGTCAGGGAAGGATGGGTCATCCGGCCTCTGCTGGACGTCACCGCCGGCGAGATCGCCGAATATGCGCGGAAGCACGGCTTGTCCTACCGTACCGACCGCACCAATGAGGACCAGGACGTACCCCGAAACAGGATCCGGCACCACCTGGTACCCTTGCTGCAAAGGGAGTACAATCCCCATATCGTGCAGGGTCTGGCCCGGCTCGCCGACATGACGCGCGGCGAGGCGGAGTACCTGGACGCAGAGGCGACGACGTTCCTCGCCGATTATGCCCGGCACGAGGACGGGAAGATTCTTCGGGTGGACCTCGATGCCTGGGGGAACGCGGCGCCCGCCCTGCAGCGGGTCCTGGTCCGGCGCCTGTTCCGGACCGTGGGCGGCAACGAGGAGCGACTGCGTTTCGACCAGGTGGAGGATGCCCGTGCATGGATCGGCCGGGGGCCGGTCGGCCGGATCCATGAACTGCCCTGCGGGATCCGCATGGAATGCCGCAGGTCCGAACTGGTTTTATGTCGAGGTTTGTTAACGCCTTTCCTACTGAATCTGGAAGTTCCCGGGACGGTGGAGGTACCGGGCACGAACCTGTCGATCCACGTCGCGGAAGGGTCCGCGGAAACCGCGCCCGGCGCGACGGCCAATCGGGCCGTTTTCGATGCGGCGGCCGTGCGCCGGCCGTGGACCGTGCGTTCCCGCGAACGGGGTGACCGCATGACGCCCTTCGGCCTGGCGGGACACAAGTCCCTGAAGAAGCTGTTCAACGAGTGGGACGTGCCCCGGCTCTTGCGCGACCGCGTGCCGGTCGTCACGGACGGAACGCAGATCCTGTGGGTGGCGGGCTACCGGCAGAGCAACGAGGGCCTGGTCACCGTGAAGACCCGGCGGGTGATGGTCGCCGAGCTTATGGTGAAAGATCCGAAGTGA